A region of Streptomyces halobius DNA encodes the following proteins:
- a CDS encoding DUF3631 domain-containing protein encodes MTEQPAAASHQPTWPPVAIPGQVGAHRAAVPTGDREPSTPPASATGASDTGGSPTENRATESADRPVPPFVGPLTEGAHLLGELRSAIETFVVLPHRQALDAVTLWVAATHLQPAWQHAPRLAVVGPAKRCGKSRLLDVLHETVHDPFITVNSTPPAIFRSITANPPTLLVDEADTIFGSLKVAEKNEEMRGLLNSGHHRNRPTTRVAGNDHQPTKFRTFAMAALAGIGDLPDTIMDRSVVIRMRRRAPGESVRPYRSRRDTPALNTLRKRLAAWLGPHLEEAADSEPVMPVEDRAADTWEPLIVVADLAGGPWPAWARTACQMMTAYEQGQEEDHGGLKIRILADIRQVFTSYGNPDALPTESLLAALRADAEGPWAEYGNGGLSARGLQLLLADYQIRSANHRFGDIGQRKGFSRSQFTDAWMRYCPPPARTAP; translated from the coding sequence ATGACGGAGCAGCCCGCCGCCGCATCCCACCAACCCACCTGGCCACCGGTCGCCATCCCCGGTCAGGTCGGTGCCCACCGCGCGGCAGTGCCCACCGGTGACCGAGAACCGTCGACCCCACCGGCCAGTGCGACGGGCGCCTCGGACACTGGCGGCTCCCCGACCGAGAACCGGGCAACGGAGAGCGCCGACCGTCCAGTCCCCCCGTTCGTTGGCCCGCTGACCGAGGGCGCTCACCTGCTGGGTGAACTGCGGTCAGCGATCGAGACGTTCGTGGTCCTGCCCCACCGGCAGGCTCTGGACGCGGTCACATTGTGGGTGGCCGCCACGCACCTGCAGCCCGCCTGGCAGCACGCCCCGCGCCTGGCGGTGGTGGGCCCGGCGAAGCGGTGTGGCAAGTCGAGGCTGCTGGACGTGTTGCACGAGACCGTCCACGACCCGTTCATCACGGTCAACTCGACCCCGCCGGCCATCTTCCGCTCCATCACCGCCAACCCGCCCACCCTCCTGGTGGACGAGGCGGACACCATCTTCGGCAGCCTCAAGGTGGCAGAAAAGAACGAGGAGATGCGAGGTCTGCTCAACTCCGGCCACCACCGCAACCGGCCGACCACCCGGGTTGCGGGAAATGACCACCAGCCCACCAAATTCCGCACCTTCGCGATGGCCGCCCTGGCCGGCATCGGCGACCTGCCCGACACGATCATGGACCGGTCGGTGGTCATCCGCATGCGCCGCCGCGCACCGGGGGAGAGCGTGCGGCCCTACCGCTCACGCCGCGACACCCCTGCTCTCAACACCCTGCGGAAGCGGCTGGCGGCTTGGCTCGGCCCACACCTGGAGGAGGCTGCCGACTCCGAGCCGGTCATGCCGGTCGAGGACCGCGCGGCTGATACCTGGGAGCCGCTGATCGTCGTCGCCGATCTGGCGGGAGGCCCCTGGCCCGCCTGGGCCCGTACCGCCTGCCAGATGATGACCGCATATGAGCAGGGCCAGGAAGAGGACCACGGCGGGCTGAAGATCCGCATCCTGGCGGACATCCGCCAGGTCTTCACCTCATACGGCAACCCCGACGCGCTGCCCACCGAGAGCCTGCTCGCCGCCCTGCGAGCCGATGCGGAAGGGCCTTGGGCCGAGTACGGCAACGGCGGGCTGAGCGCACGTGGCCTGCAACTCCTGCTGGCCGACTACCAGATCAGGTCCGCCAACCACCGCTTCGGAGATATTGGCCAGCGCAAGGGCTTCTCACGCAGCCAGTTCACCGACGCCTGGATGCGCTACTGCCCTCCACCCGCGCGCACTGCCCCGTAA
- a CDS encoding HAD domain-containing protein, which translates to MHLPYLLLDIDGVLIPFPSADGTTPATHTRHDVIPTGRSADDPVAIWLNPAHGPMVMDVAHGSVVAPVWCTSWRQDATTLIGPLLGLPPIPYVDLPHPQITTSHPNGYLWKRDHIDTWLADAPVAWIDDDFTDLDQEWAAERDAGGIPTLLVQPDPYIGLLPEHLATVRKWATGKPFRDAATAATAKS; encoded by the coding sequence ATGCACCTGCCCTACCTGCTCCTCGACATCGACGGAGTCCTCATACCCTTCCCCAGCGCCGACGGGACCACCCCCGCCACCCACACCCGCCACGATGTCATCCCCACAGGCCGCAGTGCTGACGATCCGGTCGCTATCTGGCTCAACCCGGCCCACGGCCCCATGGTCATGGACGTAGCCCATGGCAGCGTGGTCGCACCGGTCTGGTGCACCAGCTGGCGCCAGGACGCCACCACCCTGATCGGACCGCTCCTCGGGCTCCCGCCCATCCCGTACGTCGACCTCCCGCATCCGCAGATCACCACCAGCCATCCCAACGGCTACCTGTGGAAACGCGACCACATCGACACCTGGCTCGCGGACGCGCCGGTCGCCTGGATCGACGACGACTTCACCGACCTCGACCAGGAATGGGCAGCGGAGCGCGATGCCGGCGGCATCCCTACCTTGCTCGTCCAGCCGGATCCGTACATCGGGCTGCTGCCAGAGCACTTGGCCACGGTGCGGAAGTGGGCGACGGGGAAGCCGTTCCGCGATGCAGCGACTGCAGCAACGGCGAAAAGCTGA
- a CDS encoding class I SAM-dependent methyltransferase, with translation MLAQASPWHLHALQRTAAEPAEALAVPTRMEWGTRPGQGPDSDVLGPDLRGRNVLELGCGPGHNVAHVAIHRGATVTGIDLVGLQIRRARSHYGRLSGARFVAGHALHYLQATDDRYDAIYSVFGAIGLVAPELLLPAIADHLAPGGTLAFSVPHPRRAGRRPSTDDRPHQDFVTLPDLTRLPIARWEFDADRWGLHLAHAGLEITSSQELRDVRLGHWPTALLITARRN, from the coding sequence ATGCTCGCCCAAGCCTCCCCCTGGCACCTCCACGCCCTCCAGCGCACCGCGGCCGAACCAGCCGAAGCGCTGGCCGTGCCTACCCGCATGGAATGGGGCACGCGCCCTGGCCAAGGCCCCGACTCTGACGTACTCGGACCCGACCTGCGCGGCAGGAACGTGCTGGAACTCGGCTGCGGCCCTGGTCACAACGTTGCCCATGTCGCAATCCACCGCGGGGCGACGGTCACCGGCATCGACCTGGTCGGGCTGCAGATCCGCCGCGCCCGGTCTCACTACGGGCGGCTATCCGGCGCCAGGTTCGTCGCCGGTCACGCCCTCCATTACCTCCAGGCCACTGACGATCGGTACGACGCGATCTACTCGGTCTTCGGCGCCATTGGCCTCGTCGCCCCCGAGCTCCTGCTACCCGCCATCGCCGATCATCTGGCCCCCGGCGGCACTCTGGCGTTCTCCGTCCCCCACCCGCGCCGCGCCGGCCGTCGGCCCTCGACGGACGACCGCCCCCACCAAGACTTCGTCACCCTTCCCGACCTCACCCGACTCCCCATCGCCCGCTGGGAGTTCGATGCCGACCGCTGGGGGCTTCACCTGGCCCATGCAGGCTTGGAAATCACCTCCAGCCAGGAACTGCGCGACGTCCGCCTCGGCCACTGGCCGACCGCCCTGCTGATCACCGCCCGCAGGAACTGA
- a CDS encoding BUD32 family EKC/KEOPS complex subunit yields MEETPTAALLTDLLLVAGQQPPVREEVRVWSMSGVERVTFPDGTTAIFKYAKRPFDREDQALRLAHAHGIPVPRVLASAVHEGQLGMLMEDLGTPMREADDLDAAAAAVVLHDAPTTSAFPLLDEQALQALPSRAMDHLGQLRKADRWQDTDDVEQALDRLARAAAARVQGAMLEPFGWVHSEFHPTSLHIGRNGWWLLDFARAFTGPGLLDLASWHGTLDAPDPVRLRVFLEQYVVEGGAPDALASRGGLTAEAWALGWHRMWAVEWFMEQAIRWINDPATDPGYIKVVRRHLADVLQLLDV; encoded by the coding sequence ATGGAAGAGACCCCTACCGCCGCACTCCTCACTGACCTGCTCCTGGTCGCCGGCCAGCAGCCTCCCGTCCGGGAGGAAGTGCGGGTGTGGTCGATGTCCGGCGTCGAGCGGGTGACGTTCCCCGACGGCACCACGGCCATCTTCAAGTACGCCAAAAGGCCGTTCGACCGTGAGGACCAGGCCCTGCGGCTTGCCCATGCCCACGGCATCCCGGTGCCGAGAGTGCTCGCCTCCGCCGTGCATGAAGGCCAGCTCGGCATGCTGATGGAAGACCTCGGCACTCCCATGCGCGAGGCGGACGACCTCGATGCTGCTGCTGCCGCGGTCGTCCTGCACGATGCGCCCACGACATCTGCCTTTCCCCTGCTCGACGAACAGGCGCTGCAAGCCCTGCCGAGCCGTGCGATGGACCACCTTGGTCAGCTCCGCAAGGCCGATCGCTGGCAGGACACCGACGACGTCGAGCAGGCCCTCGACCGGCTCGCCCGAGCCGCCGCCGCTCGCGTTCAGGGGGCGATGCTGGAGCCGTTTGGCTGGGTGCACTCCGAGTTCCACCCCACCAGCCTCCACATCGGCCGCAACGGCTGGTGGCTGCTCGACTTCGCCCGCGCCTTCACCGGACCCGGCCTGCTCGACCTCGCCAGCTGGCACGGCACGCTGGACGCGCCCGATCCGGTGCGCCTGCGCGTCTTCCTGGAGCAGTACGTCGTCGAGGGCGGCGCCCCGGACGCACTTGCCTCGCGAGGTGGTCTTACCGCTGAAGCATGGGCCTTGGGCTGGCACCGCATGTGGGCCGTCGAGTGGTTCATGGAGCAGGCGATCCGCTGGATCAACGACCCGGCCACCGACCCCGGCTACATCAAGGTCGTGCGCCGCCACCTCGCCGACGTCCTCCAACTCCTGGACGTCTGA
- a CDS encoding tetratricopeptide repeat protein, giving the protein MTAPRGTNSRLRETIAAAGCTYEALAKEVRRVAAENGDLLQTNKSAISHWVNGTRQPMGQSPAYLAEALSRRLGRTITLADIGMQGPEDLVPTSADPVVAATDLGRADVERRRFLAVAAFSAAGVAMPLGYDHEATARLLRIRAGRTTIGAEDVDVVRQITASFTAADERLGGGHGLTTVTAYLADTAAPMLRARFPSEALRRAAFGAVAELAYLAGWKHHDLGHEGAAQRYYQVGYQLACESDPHGHAAWMMRALAHQALSLRQPHHCVDLVENALSRGLGYVEGQTEALLHITHARAYAATGENGPAARALLAAEDALIRDDDPQPNFSLVSGPAAGTVASHTARTLTDLADHVGTEQQHRDALTRWDPVKYKRVHALTHADLGDSLAAQARADEAIAAWTQAVDLMAGMASDRTRKAISSIRPTLAVYQRRKVPGAAELARRVREALI; this is encoded by the coding sequence GTGACAGCGCCCAGAGGAACCAACTCCCGGCTGCGCGAGACGATCGCCGCTGCGGGCTGCACCTACGAGGCACTTGCGAAGGAGGTACGCCGTGTTGCGGCGGAGAACGGCGACCTTCTGCAGACCAACAAGTCCGCCATCTCTCACTGGGTGAACGGCACCCGCCAGCCAATGGGCCAGAGCCCGGCCTATCTCGCCGAGGCCCTGTCCCGCCGCCTCGGGCGCACGATCACTTTGGCCGACATCGGAATGCAGGGTCCCGAAGACCTTGTGCCAACGAGCGCCGATCCCGTGGTCGCAGCAACTGACTTGGGCCGAGCAGACGTTGAACGCCGCCGCTTCCTGGCCGTCGCAGCCTTCAGCGCCGCAGGCGTCGCCATGCCGCTCGGCTACGACCACGAAGCCACCGCTCGCCTGCTCCGAATACGTGCTGGCCGAACCACTATCGGTGCCGAGGACGTTGACGTAGTACGCCAGATCACCGCCTCGTTCACCGCGGCCGACGAACGCCTCGGCGGCGGCCACGGCCTGACCACTGTCACCGCCTACCTCGCGGACACCGCCGCCCCTATGCTGCGGGCCCGCTTTCCGTCTGAGGCCCTACGGCGGGCCGCCTTCGGTGCGGTCGCGGAACTCGCCTACCTCGCTGGCTGGAAACACCACGACCTCGGCCACGAAGGCGCTGCCCAGCGCTACTATCAGGTCGGTTACCAACTGGCCTGTGAATCGGACCCTCACGGCCACGCAGCCTGGATGATGCGGGCCCTTGCCCACCAAGCCCTCAGCCTCAGACAGCCCCACCACTGCGTCGACCTCGTCGAGAACGCCTTGTCACGAGGGCTCGGCTATGTCGAAGGCCAGACTGAAGCCCTACTCCACATCACCCACGCCCGTGCGTACGCCGCCACGGGCGAGAACGGGCCAGCCGCCCGTGCCCTCCTTGCAGCCGAGGACGCCCTGATCCGGGACGACGACCCGCAGCCCAACTTCTCCCTCGTCAGCGGACCCGCCGCCGGTACCGTGGCCAGCCACACCGCCCGAACGCTGACCGACCTCGCTGACCACGTCGGCACCGAGCAGCAGCACCGTGACGCCCTCACCCGCTGGGACCCCGTGAAATACAAGCGCGTCCATGCCCTCACCCACGCCGACCTCGGCGACAGCCTTGCCGCTCAGGCCCGCGCCGACGAAGCCATCGCCGCCTGGACACAGGCGGTCGACCTCATGGCGGGCATGGCCTCGGACCGCACCCGCAAGGCGATCTCCTCCATCAGGCCCACGCTCGCGGTCTACCAGCGGCGCAAAGTTCCCGGCGCTGCCGAACTCGCGCGCCGCGTGCGCGAGGCACTGATCTAG
- a CDS encoding NUDIX domain-containing protein, protein MPTNPADEGTIVAQPKTDHPRSQALKPALESMTLLVAAVIVHDEETDRVVLLQRSEQAKFAQGMWDLPVGKSEPGEPITDTAVRELHEETGLIVKPEALRIGHVIHGAWGVEAPNGFLTIVFVANEWSGEPENREPKKHAQVRWVKTDAIPEEFVDTTASALHRYLNGGPEVSLDGWA, encoded by the coding sequence ATGCCCACCAACCCGGCCGACGAAGGGACCATCGTGGCTCAGCCGAAGACCGACCACCCCCGCTCCCAAGCCCTCAAGCCCGCACTCGAATCCATGACCCTTCTGGTCGCGGCCGTCATCGTCCACGATGAGGAGACCGATCGGGTCGTCCTCCTGCAGCGCAGCGAGCAGGCCAAGTTCGCCCAGGGGATGTGGGACCTCCCCGTCGGCAAGAGTGAGCCCGGCGAGCCGATCACCGATACGGCCGTCCGCGAGCTGCACGAAGAGACTGGCCTCATCGTGAAGCCCGAGGCTCTTCGCATCGGTCACGTCATCCACGGAGCCTGGGGCGTTGAGGCCCCCAACGGCTTCCTCACCATCGTCTTTGTCGCCAACGAATGGAGCGGCGAACCCGAAAACCGCGAGCCCAAGAAGCACGCTCAGGTGCGGTGGGTCAAGACAGACGCCATCCCCGAAGAATTCGTCGACACCACTGCCAGCGCGCTTCATCGCTACCTGAACGGCGGGCCGGAGGTCTCTTTGGACGGCTGGGCGTAG
- a CDS encoding DUF4041 domain-containing protein, which produces MESLQAECDRCSAEKAAAEEQVARIQGLDAAQLVAETRRLRSDHERLRERMAQEEAARTAGAARHEELLVEKAERASEQLSTQLDEARRQRDAVLHEAELAEQRLLQAQQGIVLTDETAMLQEVGIYEYRHQLDDAIAYKAELQELKDRLKTMVRHGQAVLSATDWQVDGSAAKGRKLVRDFSKLLLRAYNAEADYAVRNMRPYRLHSQVDRLEKSRETIARLGGTMRIQISEAYHRLRVRELELTADYLAKQEEEKEYRREMRAQQREEETLQREIERERARLEKERDHYLSALQRLRASTGAADPASVSHLETKLAEVDVAIEAVDYREANIRAGYVYVISNIGSFGEHMVKIGMTRRLEPMDRIRELGDASVPFRFDVHALIFSEDAVGLERRLHQEFEDRRVNRINLRREFFYVTPAEVRTAMERFAGAHLLEFHEETDAPEWRASGAA; this is translated from the coding sequence GTGGAGAGCCTGCAGGCTGAATGCGATCGCTGCTCTGCCGAGAAAGCCGCTGCTGAGGAGCAGGTGGCCCGCATCCAAGGCCTCGATGCAGCTCAGTTGGTCGCCGAGACCCGGAGGTTGAGGTCTGATCACGAGCGACTGCGGGAGCGGATGGCCCAAGAAGAGGCCGCACGGACAGCCGGCGCCGCTCGTCATGAGGAACTGCTCGTGGAGAAGGCGGAGCGAGCGTCGGAGCAACTCAGCACTCAGCTGGACGAGGCGCGGCGGCAACGGGACGCCGTGCTGCACGAGGCGGAGCTAGCCGAGCAGCGACTTCTGCAGGCGCAACAGGGCATTGTCCTGACCGATGAGACAGCGATGCTGCAGGAGGTCGGGATCTATGAGTACCGGCACCAGCTGGACGACGCGATCGCATACAAGGCCGAGCTCCAGGAGCTCAAAGACCGCCTTAAGACGATGGTGAGGCACGGGCAAGCGGTGCTATCGGCCACAGACTGGCAGGTAGATGGTTCCGCTGCGAAGGGACGGAAGCTGGTCCGCGATTTCTCCAAGCTGCTGCTTCGGGCGTACAACGCCGAGGCGGACTATGCGGTGCGCAATATGCGTCCTTACAGGTTGCACTCCCAGGTCGACCGGTTGGAGAAGTCCCGGGAGACCATCGCCCGGCTCGGGGGCACCATGCGGATCCAGATCTCTGAGGCATACCACCGACTGCGGGTTCGGGAGCTGGAACTGACCGCCGACTACCTTGCTAAACAGGAGGAAGAGAAGGAGTACAGACGGGAAATGCGAGCACAGCAGCGCGAGGAGGAGACGCTTCAACGCGAGATCGAACGTGAGCGCGCGCGTTTGGAGAAGGAGCGCGATCACTACCTCAGCGCGCTCCAGCGGCTGCGGGCCTCAACAGGTGCGGCGGATCCGGCGTCGGTGTCCCACCTGGAAACGAAGCTTGCGGAGGTCGACGTGGCAATCGAGGCTGTCGACTACCGCGAGGCGAACATTCGGGCCGGCTACGTGTACGTGATCTCAAACATCGGTTCCTTTGGCGAGCATATGGTTAAGATTGGAATGACCCGGCGACTAGAACCTATGGACCGAATCAGAGAGTTGGGCGATGCATCGGTGCCATTCCGCTTCGATGTGCACGCGCTGATCTTCAGTGAGGATGCCGTCGGGCTGGAGCGCCGCCTGCACCAGGAGTTCGAAGACCGCCGGGTGAACCGGATCAACCTGCGCCGGGAGTTCTTCTACGTTACCCCCGCCGAGGTCCGCACGGCCATGGAACGGTTTGCCGGTGCACACCTGCTGGAGTTTCACGAAGAGACTGACGCCCCTGAGTGGCGGGCCAGCGGAGCCGCGTAG
- the glnA gene encoding type I glutamate--ammonia ligase: protein MFQNADEAKKFIADEDVKFVDVRFCDLPGVMQHFTIPAAAFDPAGELAFDGSSIRGFQAIHESDMALRADLSTARVDPFRRDRTVNINFFIHDPITGEQYSRDPRNIAKKAEAYLASTGIADTAFFGPEAEFYVFDNVRFETKSNESFYHIDSEAGAWNTGSEENNRGYKVRYKGGYFPAPPVDHFADLRAEISLELDKAGLKVERQHHEVGTAGQAEINYKFNTLLAAADDLMLFKYIVKNVAWRNGKTATFMPKPIFGDNGSGMHVHQSLWQAGAPLFYDEQGYAGLSDTARYYIGGILKHAPSLLAFTNPTVNSYHRLVPGFEAPVNLVYSQRNRSAAMRIPITGSNPKAKRVEFRAPDPSSNPYLAFSALLLAGLDGVKNKIEPAEPIDKDLYELAPEEHAGVAQVPTSLPAVLDALEADNEYLQQGGVFTSDLIETWIDYKRTNEIAPIQLRPHPHEFELYYDI from the coding sequence ATGTTCCAGAACGCCGACGAGGCCAAGAAGTTCATCGCGGACGAGGACGTCAAGTTCGTCGACGTCAGGTTCTGCGACCTGCCCGGTGTGATGCAGCACTTCACGATCCCGGCAGCGGCCTTCGACCCGGCGGGCGAGCTGGCCTTCGACGGCTCCTCGATCCGCGGTTTCCAGGCCATCCACGAGTCCGACATGGCCCTGCGCGCGGACCTCTCCACGGCCCGCGTGGACCCGTTCCGCCGTGACAGGACCGTCAACATCAACTTCTTCATCCACGACCCGATCACGGGCGAGCAGTACAGCCGCGACCCGCGCAACATCGCCAAGAAGGCCGAGGCGTACCTCGCCTCCACCGGCATCGCGGACACCGCGTTCTTCGGTCCCGAGGCCGAGTTCTACGTCTTCGACAACGTGCGCTTCGAGACGAAGTCGAACGAGTCCTTCTACCACATCGACTCCGAGGCCGGCGCCTGGAACACCGGGTCGGAGGAGAACAACCGCGGCTACAAGGTCCGCTACAAGGGCGGCTACTTCCCGGCCCCGCCGGTCGACCACTTCGCCGACCTGCGCGCCGAGATCTCCCTGGAGCTGGACAAGGCCGGCCTGAAGGTCGAGCGCCAGCACCACGAGGTCGGCACCGCCGGCCAGGCCGAGATCAACTACAAGTTCAACACGCTGCTGGCCGCCGCCGACGACCTGATGCTCTTCAAGTACATCGTGAAGAACGTCGCCTGGCGCAACGGCAAGACCGCGACCTTCATGCCCAAGCCGATCTTCGGCGACAACGGCTCCGGCATGCACGTCCACCAGTCCCTGTGGCAGGCCGGCGCGCCCCTCTTCTACGACGAGCAGGGCTACGCGGGCCTCTCGGACACCGCCCGCTACTACATCGGCGGCATCCTCAAGCACGCCCCCTCCCTCCTCGCCTTCACCAACCCGACGGTGAACTCCTACCACCGCCTGGTCCCCGGCTTCGAGGCCCCGGTCAACCTGGTCTACTCGCAGCGCAACCGCTCCGCGGCCATGCGGATCCCGATCACGGGCTCCAACCCGAAGGCCAAGCGCGTCGAGTTCCGCGCCCCGGACCCGTCCTCCAACCCCTACCTCGCCTTCTCGGCCCTCCTCCTCGCGGGCCTGGACGGCGTCAAGAACAAGATCGAGCCGGCCGAGCCGATCGACAAGGACCTCTACGAGCTCGCCCCCGAGGAGCACGCGGGCGTCGCCCAGGTCCCCACCTCCCTCCCGGCTGTCCTCGACGCCCTGGAGGCCGACAACGAGTACCTCCAGCAGGGCGGCGTCTTCACCTCCGACCTGATCGAGACCTGGATCGACTACAAGCGCACCAACGAGATCGCGCCGATCCAGCTGCGGCCGCACCCGCACGAGTTCGAGCTGTACTACGACATCTAA
- a CDS encoding RDD family protein, which produces MDNRQAIGSWISGPRAAAEDMGVEFGYRGERLGLPEEGPGSIARPGRRLAALFIDWALCMIVAYGLLSGGRPQAASNWALVVFAVLSMLTVGTVGFTPGKRLLGLRVIAEDGGRLSLPRVMLRTILLVVIIPAVIWDRDGRGLHDRLARAVQVRI; this is translated from the coding sequence GTGGACAACAGGCAAGCAATCGGATCGTGGATCTCCGGGCCCCGTGCGGCAGCCGAGGACATGGGCGTCGAGTTCGGGTATCGAGGGGAGCGGCTCGGGCTGCCCGAGGAGGGGCCGGGCTCGATCGCGCGTCCGGGGCGCCGCCTGGCTGCGCTCTTCATCGACTGGGCGCTGTGCATGATCGTCGCGTACGGACTGCTCAGCGGCGGTCGGCCGCAGGCGGCGAGCAACTGGGCGCTGGTCGTCTTCGCCGTGCTGAGCATGCTGACGGTCGGCACGGTCGGCTTCACGCCCGGCAAGCGGCTGCTGGGCCTGCGGGTGATCGCGGAGGACGGCGGCCGGCTCTCGCTGCCCCGGGTGATGCTGCGCACGATCCTGCTTGTTGTGATCATTCCGGCTGTGATCTGGGACCGTGATGGCCGGGGTCTGCATGACCGTCTTGCTCGGGCTGTGCAGGTCCGGATCTGA
- a CDS encoding DUF4191 domain-containing protein, which produces MARKVKAEGAVGAAGAENPGRLKQIALTYKMTRRVDSKVGLVVAGVGIVVFGVLLAIGFWIDHPVYAGILGFVLAFLAMAIIFGRRAERAAFGQMAGQPGAAAAVLENVGRGWTVTPAVAMNRSQDVVHRAVGKAGIVLVGEGNPNRLRGLLAAEKKRMARTVADAPVHDIVVGDGEDQVPLKKLRTTLLKLPRVLPGAQVTAVNDRLRALGDLMSNMPVPKGPMPKGMRMPKGGGKMR; this is translated from the coding sequence ATGGCGAGGAAGGTAAAAGCTGAGGGCGCTGTCGGCGCCGCCGGCGCTGAGAACCCCGGGCGACTGAAGCAGATCGCCCTGACCTACAAGATGACCCGTCGGGTCGACTCCAAGGTCGGTCTTGTCGTCGCTGGCGTAGGCATCGTCGTATTCGGCGTTCTCCTGGCCATCGGCTTCTGGATCGACCACCCCGTCTACGCGGGCATCCTGGGCTTCGTGCTGGCCTTCCTCGCGATGGCGATCATCTTCGGACGGCGCGCCGAGCGGGCCGCCTTCGGGCAGATGGCGGGCCAGCCCGGCGCGGCGGCCGCCGTCCTGGAGAACGTCGGCCGCGGCTGGACGGTCACCCCGGCCGTGGCGATGAACCGCAGCCAGGACGTGGTGCACCGCGCCGTCGGCAAGGCCGGCATCGTGCTGGTCGGCGAGGGCAACCCGAACCGTCTCCGCGGTCTGCTGGCCGCCGAGAAGAAGCGGATGGCGCGCACCGTCGCCGATGCCCCGGTGCACGACATCGTCGTGGGCGACGGCGAGGACCAGGTGCCGCTGAAGAAGCTCCGCACGACCCTGCTGAAGCTGCCGCGCGTCCTGCCCGGCGCCCAAGTGACGGCGGTCAACGACCGGCTGCGCGCGCTGGGCGACCTGATGAGCAACATGCCGGTCCCGAAGGGGCCGATGCCGAAGGGCATGCGGATGCCCAAGGGCGGCGGCAAGATGCGCTGA
- a CDS encoding SCO2195 family GlnR-regulated protein, producing MQAAPLRAPARPIPSVTGALRAVEALLMRGGQRTARRNAWTSVLEDRRRAKDRYEAQHVLEAAATGRPQAT from the coding sequence ATGCAGGCAGCGCCGCTCCGCGCCCCCGCCCGCCCCATTCCCTCCGTCACCGGTGCCCTGCGTGCCGTCGAGGCCCTACTGATGCGCGGCGGACAGCGCACCGCCCGCCGCAACGCCTGGACATCGGTCCTGGAGGACCGCCGCCGGGCCAAGGACCGGTACGAGGCACAGCACGTACTGGAGGCCGCGGCGACCGGGCGTCCACAGGCCACGTAG
- the lipA gene encoding lipoyl synthase, producing MSAVAPDGRKMLRLEVRNSQTPIERKPEWIKTRAKMGPEYNHLQGLVKNEGLHTVCQEAGCPNIYECWEDREATFLIGGDQCTRRCDFCQIDTGKPQELDRDEPRRVAESVQTMDLKYATITGVARDDLEDGGAWLYAETVRQIHAAMPDTGVELLIPDFNAVPEQLAEVFSARPEVLAHNVETVPRIFKRIRPGFRYERSLEVITKAREAGLVTKSNLILGMGEERAEISQALQDLYDAGCELITITQYLRPSVRHHPIERWVKPAEFVELKEEAEEIGYAGVMSGPLVRSSYRAGRLYQQAIERREGEAASQAV from the coding sequence GTGTCCGCAGTCGCACCCGACGGCCGCAAGATGTTGCGCCTGGAGGTCCGGAACAGCCAGACCCCCATCGAGCGCAAGCCCGAGTGGATCAAGACCCGGGCGAAAATGGGCCCCGAGTACAACCACCTCCAGGGCCTGGTCAAGAACGAGGGTCTGCACACCGTCTGCCAGGAGGCGGGCTGTCCCAACATCTACGAATGCTGGGAGGACCGCGAGGCGACCTTCCTCATCGGCGGCGACCAGTGCACCCGGCGCTGCGACTTCTGCCAGATCGACACCGGCAAGCCCCAGGAGCTGGACCGCGACGAGCCCCGCCGGGTGGCGGAGTCCGTCCAGACCATGGACCTGAAGTACGCCACCATCACCGGCGTCGCACGCGACGACCTGGAGGACGGCGGCGCCTGGCTCTACGCGGAGACCGTCCGGCAGATCCACGCCGCGATGCCGGACACCGGCGTCGAGCTGCTGATCCCGGACTTCAACGCGGTCCCCGAGCAGCTCGCCGAGGTCTTCTCCGCCCGCCCGGAGGTCCTGGCCCACAACGTCGAGACCGTCCCCCGCATCTTCAAGCGCATCCGCCCCGGCTTCCGCTACGAGCGGTCGCTGGAGGTCATCACCAAGGCCCGCGAGGCCGGTCTGGTCACCAAGTCCAACCTCATCCTGGGCATGGGCGAGGAGCGCGCGGAGATCAGCCAGGCGCTGCAGGACCTCTACGACGCGGGCTGCGAGCTGATCACGATCACCCAGTACCTGCGCCCGTCGGTCCGCCACCACCCCATCGAGCGCTGGGTCAAGCCCGCCGAGTTCGTGGAGCTCAAGGAGGAGGCCGAGGAGATCGGCTACGCCGGCGTCATGTCCGGGCCGCTGGTCCGCTCCTCCTACCGCGCCGGCCGCCTTTACCAGCAGGCCATCGAGCGGCGCGAGGGCGAGGCGGCCAGTCAGGCGGTTTGA